caagcgaaggatgttgacaaacttttgggggcatccgaaacggaggaggacgctccatagaccctcgcggttgactggcgctgctccctgcacttttcctgcagctgtcgcgctgcaaagatcatgtccgttgtaccccgtaggggacgaaatcctcactgtgactccgggaggaactccttggccacagggagaagacggttgaggaggacttgagcgataactttcccagtggctgatagcagggagattcccctgtaattgctgcagtcagacttgtccccttttttgaaagatggtcacgatcactgcatctgggatatcccggcatgctttcctccctccagatgagagagatgaggtcatgtatccgtgccaacagcgcctctctgccatactttagcgtctcagcagggattccatccgctcccgtggccttgttgttcttgagctgtcttatgactttactcagagtggtaagaatgtggaatatGCTACCAAAAGGAATAGCTGAAGCAAATACCATAGATGCATTTATGgcaaagctagataagcacatgacggAGAaaaatgctgatagggttagatgaagaggagtgggaggaggctcgtgtggagtacaaacactggcatagatcagttgggccgaatggcctgtttctgtgctgtatgactcgATGTAATCTACACACTGGTCAATAGAATTATTATTGCAGCTGGATTCACCTATATAAAAGTGATTGCACTGCGAAGCAATTCACTGTATGTTCTGTAGTTTGGGACATTTCTGAGACGAATgagaaggcattatataaatatgtttttttcttttcaacaaCTTCATATCAACATAAACATGAATACAAACAGATGTACATTTGTACAGCACAAAAAATAAAACTTATTGAATGATTTTAAAATGATTAGTGAAAAATATCTCAAAGTACTTTGTATGCAAAGAATATACCTTGCAGTTTGATGAACAGAATGGTGCCAGATCCAGCACTAAAGGGAAATCCACATGCCTATTAACTTTCCGCAAACTCAAACCTGCCTGAGAAGGAACACAAGTTACCTTAAAATAATAGAAACTTATACTTACATTCATGTGGGATTACAACTACAATatggcacttaaaaaaaaactgttttcTTACTTTCTTTAAACAAATCTTTAAAAGTGATAGGTCAAGTTGATAAAACTATTAaagaaaaagcatatgggatcctaggttttataatTAGGGGCAcatagcacaaaagcaaggaagtaatgcAAAATCTATATAAATCATTGGTTGCTTTGCAGTAGAATAgtatgtccaattttgggcactttATTTGAAGGATATCAAGACCATAGAGAAAGTGCAGAAGAGATCAACTGACATAATTCTAAAGATGAGCGGCTTtagatatgaggagagattagagaaactcgAGTTCATTAATACCAAGAAAGCTGAGGAGATCTAATAaacgtattcaaaattatgaggtttTGATTAAGTAAACTGGACATAAAGCTATTTCCACTAGTCAGAGAATTGGTAACGACATAGTGTAATTTTTTTTTTGAGCAGAAGATGGTTAGGATATGAAAAGCCTGACCAGAATCAGTGATGGAAGCAGAATTTTTCTAAGTGGATAACATATTTGAAAAATAAAGAATTTAAAGGTATGAGAaaggacaggggaatgggactaaatggatagtTCTTTTAGAGAGCCAGCACAGGTGCGATAGACCAAAAAGCCTCCGTCGGTGCTATACATTTTGATGATTTAATTTTGTGTTATTAGTGGGAGGAGTGTAATGTTAAACCATTAATTGGAAAGGACGTACTGTACTTCATTGCTTTGAGCTTAAAAATCCAACACCACCAACTTTCTCAAAccaatttttaaaaacattaacAATGCCATTAAAATATGCATTTCTAGACTAACCGTCCATATACTGAACACATATTTGGATATTCTTAAATAAATTTGTACAAGAGGAAAAGTTTGAGAAATTTTACAAAATATAAAGACAACAATTAATTTATGAACTGCTTACCCAAAATGATTAAGGGGAAAATAGCATATATAAATACCCTATTGACAATTACCTGGTGAAATCTTTTAAGGTGAAAATTTAATATAGGTGGAACAGCGGAGATCAACATTTGCTTCCGAGCATTTGTGTACATCTGTTCTGATTTCTTCTCTATTAAAACAAAATGATATTAAACAATGTAAAGTGCAACAAAAATCTTGAACATGAAGCAAACTTCAGATAAGCTGAATAGATAAGGATTTACTAGAAGCAGTTTCCAGGTATAATTTATAGATTATTTAAACAATCTATTCATAAGATTCATATCTTGGTTTCATTTTAATATATCCCCCACCTTTCTGGGTTACTCTCTCTATATGTCATCCTTCCCTCCTTCATAAACAGGAAAATTAACTATCTTGCTGCTTGGAGGTGGGGGGTAGGTGGACAGAAAGATGGAAACAGGAGAAAGAGATAAAAGCTCCGCAGGTACAAAGTGCCATCCTGCTATCTTATTACGCCACGGCACAGTTTGTTGATGCAATAACTGGGAAATGTGTAACTTCGGTTCGACACTTCTCCCATGCATTCCACCTTTTAAAAAtgtagaactcactgcctggacaATCAGGCTTGTAAAAGTGGATTTTCTGAAATGTTTTCTTTAATCACTTTGGCCTGTATTTTATGCTTGTCATAGACAGATTTAAAAATATTAAGCTTATTTTTATTTGCTGTAAGGGTTTATCTTTAATTATTCTACACCTTTTAAGAAAAGTACAAACAACCTTTAAACAGCAAACCAGGAGCCAGACACATAATTTTAAAAGGGCTAAGAGAACAGCTTAAGCAAATTGATTTGGTAGTTGTGGGGTAGTGTTATTAAACAGCATTTCAATAGAGAACAAATGGAACAGATTTAAATGCATAATGCTGAGCATGCAAGATGATTGCATACCTAGGATCAGCAAGTGGACGAAATAAAAATGGCCACATAAATGGATTAACAAAGTAATCAAGTGAAATTAATGAGGAAAAAATGACCTCTGCAAATCCTGCAAGGAGCAAGGGGAAGGGCTCACTGGGATGAACATAGGAAAATGCAGAACATGGTTAGAGTGGCAAAGAGAGACAACAGTAAGACATGTTTCCAGTATATTAACAGTAAGTAGACAGTCAGATAAGAGGAGAGAACCATGAAAGATGAGAAAGGGGTTGAAGTAGAGAATGAGCATGAGTGTGAATATTCTGAATGACTGCTTTGTCCAATTAGTCACAAAGGAAGACAGCAGCATGTCTTCACTCAGCAGCAAAAGTCCAAGCAGAATTCGGGATTGTGATCAATGTTCCTTCTAatctttaaatttgctgcgtggctgcgcatgcgcagtatcttTTCCAGCAGAACAGCTGGTGGGCGGCCTGCACAGGGCTTCCTGATCGCTGCACGGCCACAATCCCCCGCAGCTTTGAGGGAAACATTGATTTTGCTTTAAGTGGGGTGGAAGTCGAGACAGGGTATTACGGCTCAAAAAAATACTCAATTATAGATTAAATGTATTCTTGACTACCAAGAGAGATATGGGAAGAGATTTCTGAGGCATGAACAGTCATTACAAGGGAGTCATTGGACAATGAAAATGTACAGTTGATTAGAAACCGGCTAAAGTAATGGCGGCCATTTTTATAAAGGATGTGAACGCAGATgtagggaactacagacccattacatGCAAAAATAAATGTGAGTATTGTATTTTTAAGAAAATGATCTAAACTATCACTCTTTGGGTTTCACATAAAATTGCTGGTTTGCAAATCAGTTTGTAAAACAGTGAAACATTACCACTGAACATGCGTGCAACTTCCTCTGTTGGATACGGCTGGCAGGAAACTTGGTGATGCCATTATTGACAAGGTTACTAAAAAATCTGTAAGATTATGACCTCTACTTATCACTGTCACCAACACCCATCCACTGGTTTAAACATCCACTCTCTCCACCATCAGCATaacatatgggggagccaatttaaaaccgagttgagaaggaatttcttctcccagagagttgtgaatctgtggaattctctgcccaaggaagcagttgaggctagctcattgaatatattcaagtcacagatagatagatttttaaccaataagggaattaaagattACGGGgagcggccagatcagccatgatcttgttgaatggcggagcaggctcgaggggccagatggcctactcctgtttctaattcttatgttcttatgtaaacatggcaacagtgtgcactatctacaggatgcaagtCCTCTCCAAGTCAGACATCTGGACTTGGGACATATATCGCAGTTCATTcaacatcgctgggtcaaaatcctggaacttcctgcccaacagcactgtgggagcatcttcaccacaaagactgcagcagttcaaggcagtgGCCTACCACCACTTTTTCAAGGGCAACCAGGGATTGACAATTATTGCATGTGAATATGTGCTCATCATTCCATGGCAAGTGATGTGCAACATACATCCTCCAATGGACATATATACACACAAGTTATAGATTTTAAAGTAGTTCTGACACCTATACTTTACCCACCTGCTGAATGTGATTTCTTGTGTTGTTTCTGTCTTTTCTCCGTACATTTTTCACACATCAGCTTGTTGTTACCCATTAATAGATCTACAGATGTAAACTGGCTAAGACAGGACTGGAGAGAACATTCCTTAGGTCTGGCTCCATAGCTCTGGGACAATGTTTGAAATGCTGTAACTGTATTCTTTGAAACTACAGATCTTTCTTTTGTGTCTTGAATGCCGAATGAAACACAGTCTGTCTGTTCCTCATAAACAGAATCAATAATTAGACTTTCATTTTTGGTACTGCCGAGGTTGAGTTTTGATACTTCACTGGAAATAGAATCATTACAATTAAAGTCTGTATGTTTAGATTGCACTAAATTACTGTTTGACAGTTTGTGATTGACAGTTGTCAAATCAAATTTGGAATCAGTGCTGCAACTCAAGGATTCCACTGGTTTTGAAGGATTCTCAGACTCTGATGCTTCACTGTCTGCATCATTGCTTCCATCTGACTGATTCCCATCTTTATCACTACCTTCTGACTGACTAAGGTTATTGGCTTCGACTAAATTAGGGCAACGAAGTGTCAGGCTACTCTCCTCCTCTTGGTGTCCATTACTTTGTTCTGCAGAAGCTCGCCAATTCTTCTCATCATCATCTGTTGATCTCTTCATTGCCTTCATCCTTTGTTTGTTCACATGACTCTGCTAAAAGTAGAATAATGAAGATATGTTAGCTTATTATGTTAACATCTTATTCTGGGGAAATTCTTGCAGTAAGGAGTAGGTTCCCTCCACCCATACACATCATTGTAAAGAATAGTGGAAAATTAAATTATagaattatatttttgttttcaatATGCTGATAACTTCATAGAGATTGATTTATGCTTCCACAATGTCACTGCATGGCATTCATATTGATCTACAGATCATAGACACATTTCTGAATGAATATCATCAGCAATGCTGTATGTTAAAAACACAAGTATTAGGCACTTCACAACTTTCACAAAATCCATTTGCCCTTTATTTTCCAACACCCCCTTTAAAGTTTGATCATTTAGTTTATACGGCCTCTCTTAATTCTTCCTTCCAAAGTACATcactcacacttttctgcattaaatttcatctgccacttaaCTGCCCCCTTcacgtcctcctgaagtctgctactatccttctCATAGGATCACTACATTTCCAAGCTTTGTGCCATCCGCAActatgaaattatgccccctatacCCAAGTCATTGTCTTTGGTTCATTGGCTTCCGATTCcccatgcctcaaatttaaaattctcatccttctgttcaaatACCTCCATtgtttcacccctccctatctctgtaatttcctccagccctacaatctccTATTCCCAAATTCTCTGTTTCTTTGATTCTGACCTCTGGTGCATCCACTCCTCCTTTCACCCACAATGTGTGTCTGTGCCTTCAGTcatccatgctctggaattccttctctcaaCCGCTTCACCTCCATGtcttccttcaagactctccttaaaacccacctcttaatCACCCCAACTAATAACTCCTGGTATTCACTTTTTACTTACtcctctgtgaaatgccttgggatgtttttctatgttaagggcgctatataaatgcaagttattgctgtaGAGGAGCCTCGTCAGTACAGATTTCAGTTCAGGGAGATAGGCTTTATAAAATTCAGCAGGGAAATCACTACTTCATAACCATTAAATTTGTAAGGTGATAAAAGAACACAAAATAGGGaactttttaaaatttaaaatgtcCTTGTAATTGATTAAATGTTAAATTTTGATGGATTAGCTTGGGAATGTCCAACCTTTTAGAGTTGGAGGACAGAAACACATCAAAATCAGTGATTGGGCTGCATGCGATTAAGCAATAATACAGGTACCAGATCCATAAGAACCCCTATACACACAAAAAGCCTCTGCACAAAAAAGCAAAACCCCTATAAATAAAAAAGCAAGACACCCTCATACACAAAGCTAGACCTTCCATACAAAAAATGCATGACCATTCTTTCCTCTAACCGAAACCTGAAAGCTTGGAAGCGGCAATATTTCAAAAATTCTTGGGTCTGGAGGTTTGATAAAGACTGCTCTCTGTTTGGTCAGAATCCAGCTTGGGAAATACAAGCAGTTGAAGGTTTGCATATATAAAGGATGGAACAGACAGAAGCTTCACAGAAAGAATTTGGTCCATGACCGGAGTCTCATAACCCCAAACTAACAACTTTTGTTAAGGTACCAAAGGTATGATGAATTTGCCTACCTGACATGGAGATTCACACACTAGAGCACATATCAGGGATTGGAGTATTGGAGTATAGAAGTAAGCACATCCTGCACGATTTCCTGTGCATTTACTTTAATACATGGAAAAGTCTGCGGGCTACTGATCTCTGCTTGAATTTCTGAAATCCACTCATGACACATGAAACTTTGCATTGAGAGCACCAGTTTGTTAAATCGACCCTTAAATAGCTTCCCATTAATATGTTCTATTTAAGGAGCTCAGAAATGCAAATATTCAAAACATCAAATTATTTAAGAGGGCCAAATACTACGGTGTTGTCAACTGTAGTGACAATTTATTCTCACAACAATAAAAACCAAATGCATACCCCCTTACCATGTACTTCGTTAAAGTTGGTTTCTTAGAATTCTTTGGTTTATATTTAATTGGGGTAGTAGATGTAGCACAGGTGTCCTGCTTACTTGAAGCCAAGATATTTTCCTCAATTTCTGTATCTTTTGCGTTCTGATTTTTATTTATTCTCCCTAAAGGCACTGGTTTGGCTGCCTTACCAGTTATAAAAGAAAAACATTTACAAAATATTGCTTGTACCGCGAAAACAACAAAATAACATATTTCAAAAATGCATAATTATTACTACATGAACATTAACCACTGCAAGTatttacaaaaaaaaaagtaaaattatATACGAATTGAATGAGTTTAAAGACCAATATAGAACTTGTCACATACTGACATTCAATTTACATTAACCAGATGACTAAATACAGGTAAAACACTGAAAAATAGGAAACAGATCACAATTCAGCACCAAGATAGTTATACTGAAGAAATATAAACATATACTTGATAGGTAAATACACCATTTACAATGGAGAACTGTGGGGTACCTGGTTTATTCCACAAGTGAGGAAAACCCACTGATAAGACTGCCAAACGCAGACAATAGCAGCCGTAAATAGCGCAGTAAAGTAAATGAGGTGGTGCCGCCACCTCTGACTCAAGACTAGAAAAGAGATGGTTTTCACATGTGGCTTTGGAGGCAGGATTATCCATCAAGTCAAAACaaggggccggattttcggctaaTTTGCGTCCTCTTTAGCGCCTGGGTGGGGCGCAAAAGCACTTTTTTTTGGCGTGAAACGAGGCAGACACGATTTCGTGCCCGGGTGGAACTTTcagcaatggttttgcggcggccGCCTGCAGTTTTTACTATAAGGACGGCGTAAATCGTCGTGCATTGCTGCACTAGCGCCCTGGggggaactttcgagcatatcgcccgaGTTAGCGTCTGCCCGGGAATCCACCAGCAAAAACCAGTTGCACCCCGGGCGCTATCTTGGAAATGGAGGAGAAAGTCGGAGTTCTGtatgattaaaagcattgggagaagaacgctacattactgcatacttttcattgtaACATTTATGTGAGTttgtagtttgttttaaaggacatttaaggacattttaaaagatgcggGCTATActctgtcagccattattcctgggtgCTATATTTATATGGCGTCGAGCTGCAAGGCGGCTGATTGATGATAATTTTCAACATAATCGAAGCGATCACAGATGTAAAGGGAGGAggtcttaccctcaacgactttaTAGGAAACATCACGCATACCTGCACCTCCATGAggtacagtgcgttagaaggctgtgcttccaaaaagcagtgctgacagagatatgccagctcataaaggcagacctacagccgaccagcggcaacaggactgcactgcccgtcaaagTGAAGGTGATTGCGGCACATGCCTTCAATGCCTCTACTCCTTTCAggaatcagcaggggacatatgctccatctcgcagcacgctacacattgctgcatttgccaggtgactactgcactctaCGCAGGCAGGattgacttcataaacttcccaatgatcaaggaggctcaaagtgagagggctgtaggttttggatgaattgctggcttccccaaggttcagggtgcccttgacagtACGAACATCGCCCTGCGACCACCTtaacagaatccagaggtttactgaaaccgaaagggattccatgaacatacagatcatccgcgaccatactcagcgcatcatggcaggcaATGCTCAATATCCAGGGAGCAGGAAGATGCCACCACATTGTGGAAATTTTGCCACTGCAAAAGTcttaagtcagcagctcataattgaacgctttgcttgaagaatgaatggcacatttgaccgttgcctggccactctatcccaccatgttgactcttattctgcaaatgagacactacacaggaatggttaatctgaacaaaagaatttatcaaacattgtaaacttttataactttgttaacataatttgcaaacgttgaaactttaataaaataacagaaATTATCTGCATCCAGCAGCGTGATTAAAAAACATTATAACCAACACTCCTGCCCCACTCTCTTTTACCACCGGCTTTTCCCCCCCttacccttatccccctcccttgcctgctcctcgtacccaaagtggcaccatgaTGGCGTGAAGCAACGTTGTCAGCGCGCTGCTGTGTTGAGGGAGGGAAGAGATATTGGAGACacctcctggggagacactggacgTGCTTGTGACATGGAAGACCCAGCTTctaactggcgagcctcttcatcggcgtcgccagtcacaggtggtgtgaggGTGTGTCTATGTGTCACACTGGGGAAATCGGAAAGGCTGCTcgccacactctctgggactccagtgtcactgatgGAGGCTACCAGCCTCGTGGGGCAGTGATGGCCTCGTCAGTTTCACGGCTTgcaccgacaatctgtgaccctacctctGGTTTAGTCGCAGGGAGATTCTCGATGgtcgtgggaatcctacccaggacatcgaGGAGCTGATGGATGAGCTGGACAGGTGAACTCttatggacagtcccaccatgtccaattccacgtctgcctgtctgttagcagaccgactttgccgactcacctgtgactggtcatctggaagtaaaaagcaatacacgagtggttagcagcaggggagggggcagggtgacatgaggaaggtcacatagcacaagcTTATTCGAAGGACCACCGctattccattatatctagtccagagacactgtatcacattgccccaaccctagtccacagacactatcatGTTGCCCCAactcagcccagggagtgtgcaggacttaccctcagtatacaAGCGGGGGTCAGTACCCGCAGTGCCCAACCcgagatgccgatgaggcctgccactcgctcctcgggGTCCGTAAGTGGCAGGGTCCGAAGTGGACCACCAACTGTCCGCACCTGTTCGTgccgattatgagacttctttgcctacAAAGATGAAATGGGAGTGGTTACCAGagcgtccatctgctcttgtggcacacacattgACGTGCAGATACATCTTACAAGATCTCaggaagcaatcttaataatgtgtaaagctcattcatggcaaatagggtgccaaactatgcctgcctatg
This genomic stretch from Pristiophorus japonicus isolate sPriJap1 chromosome 7, sPriJap1.hap1, whole genome shotgun sequence harbors:
- the usp45 gene encoding ubiquitin carboxyl-terminal hydrolase 45 isoform X1, which gives rise to MKGRDENSDCSETVRGKHTVNNVAVPVKGLSNLGNTCFFNAVMQNVAQTHILSDLMHEMKEKGTKLKICPPTESNLDPLMIILPSPGSLTSAVYLFLHSMKEAGKGPLAPRILFSQLCQKAPRFRGFQQQDSQELLHYLLDAMRIEETKRIQSAILKAFNSPTVKTADEETKRKVKVYGKEGVKMNFIDQIFVGELVNTIMCEECSHISTVKEPFIDLSLPIVEERAAKPVPLGRINKNQNAKDTEIEENILASSKQDTCATSTTPIKYKPKNSKKPTLTKYMQSHVNKQRMKAMKRSTDDDEKNWRASAEQSNGHQEEESSLTLRCPNLVEANNLSQSEGSDKDGNQSDGSNDADSEASESENPSKPVESLSCSTDSKFDLTTVNHKLSNSNLVQSKHTDFNCNDSISSEVSKLNLGSTKNESLIIDSVYEEQTDCVSFGIQDTKERSVVSKNTVTAFQTLSQSYGARPKECSLQSCLSQFTSVDLLMGNNKLMCEKCTEKRQKQHKKSHSAEKKSEQMYTNARKQMLISAVPPILNFHLKRFHQAGLSLRKVNRHVDFPLVLDLAPFCSSNCKNVGEGNKVLYSLYGIVEHCGSMRGGHYTAYVHVRAANKKLSEHIPGNKNIPGFRDVGAPPGQWVYVSDTHVQTVPEARVLNAQAYLLFYEQLL
- the usp45 gene encoding ubiquitin carboxyl-terminal hydrolase 45 isoform X3, yielding MIILPSPGSLTSAVYLFLHSMKEAGKGPLAPRILFSQLCQKAPRFRGFQQQDSQELLHYLLDAMRIEETKRIQSAILKAFNSPTVKTADEETKRKVKVYGKEGVKMNFIDQIFVGELVNTIMCEECSHISTVKEPFIDLSLPIVEERAAKPVPLGRINKNQNAKDTEIEENILASSKQDTCATSTTPIKYKPKNSKKPTLTKYMQSHVNKQRMKAMKRSTDDDEKNWRASAEQSNGHQEEESSLTLRCPNLVEANNLSQSEGSDKDGNQSDGSNDADSEASESENPSKPVESLSCSTDSKFDLTTVNHKLSNSNLVQSKHTDFNCNDSISSEVSKLNLGSTKNESLIIDSVYEEQTDCVSFGIQDTKERSVVSKNTVTAFQTLSQSYGARPKECSLQSCLSQFTSVDLLMGNNKLMCEKCTEKRQKQHKKSHSAEKKSEQMYTNARKQMLISAVPPILNFHLKRFHQAGLSLRKVNRHVDFPLVLDLAPFCSSNCKNVGEGNKVLYSLYGIVEHCGSMRGGHYTAYVHVRAANKKLSEHIPGNKNIPGFRDVGAPPGQWVYVSDTHVQTVPEARVLNAQAYLLFYEQLL
- the usp45 gene encoding ubiquitin carboxyl-terminal hydrolase 45 isoform X2, coding for MKGRDENSDCSETVRGKHTVNNVAVPVKGLSNLGNTCFFNAVMQNVAQTHILSDLMHEMKEKGTKLKICPPTESNLDPLMIILPSPGSLTSAVYLFLHSMKEAGKGPLAPRILFSQLCQKAPRFRGFQQQDSQELLHYLLDAMRIEETKRIQSAILKAFNSPTVKTADEETKRKVKVYGKEGVKMNFIDQIFVGELVNTIMCEECSHISTVKEPFIDLSLPIVEERAAKPVPLGRINKNQNAKDTEIEENILASSKQDTCATSTTPIKYKPKNSKKPTLTKYMQSHVNKQRMKAMKRSTDDDEKNWRASAEQSNGHQEEESSLTLRCPNLVEANNLSQSEGSDKDGNQSDGSNDADSEASESENPSKPVESLSCSTDSKFDLTTVNHKLSNSNLVQSKHTDFNCNDSISSEVSKLNLGSTKNESLIIDSVYEEQTDCVSFGIQDTKERSVVSKNTVTAFQTLSQSYGARPKECSLQSCLSQFTSVDLLMGNNKLMCEKCTEKRQKQHKKSHSAEKKSEQMYTNARKQMLISAVPPILNFHLKRFHQAGLSLRKVNRHVDFPLVLDLAPFCSSNCKNKLAHNKRERTRAGGELPNLHQLSPLEQRVAAWLSRTCIKRISSAHTQGTRR